The genomic region CGGCATTCAGACTTTCGGTGAAATGAAATTCGCTGCCACCTTTGTCCTTGAACAAATCGCGGTACTGTTCGCCAATTTCCAGTGTTGTTTCCAGACAATCGGCCACAAACGAAGGTGAGACGACCAGCAGTTTCTTCGTTCCGGTTTGTGCCAGTTTCTCAATGGTCGCATCGGTATAAGGCTGAATCCATGGATCTTTACCCAAGCGACTCTGGAATGCTGTGGTGTAAGTTTCCTGCGGCAAGCGAAGCTTTTCAGCAATCAGTCGTGTCGTTTCGAAACATGCCGAACGGTAGCAGTAGCGTTTTCGGTTACCTTGCTTGCAAGTCGTTCCCTGGCAGCGCGCACAAAGTTCCAGACCGTTTTCATTCATGTTATCCAAATGGCGTTCAGGGATGCCATGATAACTAAACAGAATGTGGTCGGGTGTATGTTTTTTAATATCGGCTTTTACCTTGTCGGCAAAATTGCCTATGTAGCGCTGGTCGTCGTGGTAACTGTTAATGAATTGAATATTGGGAATGACATTCCATTTCGACACAATTTCCATCACTTTTTCGGCTACCGATCCGGTTGTTGCCGAAGCGTATTGCGGAAACAGCGGGAATATGATGATTTCTTCCACATTCGCTTTCCGTAATTTTTCCAGTCCGGATTGAATGGAGGGATTTTGATAGCGCATGGCCAATTCAACCACAACTGAGTTGTTAAACTTACGGTTGAGTTTTTCAACCAGTTGCACACCGTAAACCATCAATGGTGAACCATCCTTCAACCAAAGCTTTTGATATTCGTGAGCGACTTTGGGAGCCCGGAATGGCACGATAATCAAGTTTACCAGCATCCACCTTTTCCAGTGATCGATGTCGATGACACGGCCATCCATCAAAAATTCGCGCAAGTATATTCCTACATCTTTTTTATTGTAGCTATTGGGAGTTCCCAAGTTAACAACTAACACCCCTGTCTTTTTCATATTGGTCTTTTTGAGTCGCAAATACCTGAATGATACAATCTAAGTTTTGTGCAGTCAGTTTATCAGACTGAGCCGAAAACATCGCAACTGCAGGATCTTTAACAAGTTTGTCGCTGATTCGGTTTATTAGTTTTTTAAGTTCCTCAGCACCTAATTGCTGTCCAAAATCGGCGTTGTTCAAACATTCAACGAGTATCTGTTGTGTATTTTGCTTATATGCTTTTAGAAAATTACGTACTTTTCTGTTTTTCAGCCAATCGGAGAACTCATTTTGCTCTTCAGCAATAATTTCTTCAACCAGTTGCAGCGCTTCCTGCCGTGCAAATTCATTCTTATCGATTAAACTGCTGATCTGATCTAGTGTGAACAGGCTGATATTTTCCTCGTTT from Mangrovibacterium diazotrophicum harbors:
- the hemH gene encoding ferrochelatase, with amino-acid sequence MKKTGVLVVNLGTPNSYNKKDVGIYLREFLMDGRVIDIDHWKRWMLVNLIIVPFRAPKVAHEYQKLWLKDGSPLMVYGVQLVEKLNRKFNNSVVVELAMRYQNPSIQSGLEKLRKANVEEIIIFPLFPQYASATTGSVAEKVMEIVSKWNVIPNIQFINSYHDDQRYIGNFADKVKADIKKHTPDHILFSYHGIPERHLDNMNENGLELCARCQGTTCKQGNRKRYCYRSACFETTRLIAEKLRLPQETYTTAFQSRLGKDPWIQPYTDATIEKLAQTGTKKLLVVSPSFVADCLETTLEIGEQYRDLFKDKGGSEFHFTESLNADDAWVQTVYDILEKKITCSEGPTNKGIVHNIADFDPITSAN